Proteins encoded within one genomic window of Tachysurus vachellii isolate PV-2020 chromosome 16, HZAU_Pvac_v1, whole genome shotgun sequence:
- the LOC132859384 gene encoding uncharacterized protein LOC132859384 isoform X2 translates to MSVNCPSLSSFSTDELILKIIEAGIQINEEEARKFRENDVDGETVDCGLTEAMVGYLFDGSFKKQLKFQQFVRHYKENETIVVLEPVPVKVAQSTADLQPHPSTDPSVEAAHRGLPIVTVIPTFPKDVQARLDIKEPCHTVPKVRNKIIRTLYEMMAEYTLYPTNAEYIQVAKALIVKYPFLRDKEGNGYHTWHMSLKRKFKAERAPLVSDSEETCVGEDSTSVEVHVNVLQSEYQKKHPDISTVKDRMARTFSWRRREIMEGMSVEDVVKKYPYLRTPNGFFDEIDRIHPSPSSFCHRFREGFARVLPNVLKLATAKSPLAKQYTETRQDALAEDLPGIDLRAGLIFLPFIFREKIEHYITMKEEDPATPFPTIQLMENDWKMAIIGRGHSVVKVDGMVVCQCTSLDEAFMTAFCMYFTFNITYPPHLKNTLTFLQRSIVNIVEEGDKPLPVTLLRMINLLY, encoded by the exons ATGTCGGTTAATTGTCCATCCCTGTCGAGTTTTTCCACGGATGAACTAATTCTGAAAATAATTGAAGCTGGAATACAGATTAACGAAGAAGAGGCAAGGAAATTCAGGG AAAATGACGTAGATGGAGAAACAGTGGATTGTGGACTCACTGAAGCAATGGTTGGCTATCTGTTTGATGGTTCCTTCAAAAAGCAACTAAAATTTCAACAGTTTGTACGCCATTACAAGGAGAATGAGACCATTGTTGTATTGGAGCCAGTACCAGTTAAAGTCGCTCAGTCTACGGCAGATCTCCAGCCTCATCCTTCCACTGATCCAAG TGTTGAAGCAGCTCACAGGGGACTACCTATTGTGACTGTCATTCCAACCTTTCCCAAAGATGTCCAGGCGAGACTTGACATCAAGGAACCATGTCACACAGTGCCAAAAGTAcgcaacaaaataataagaacGCTGTATGAAATGATGGCAGAATACACTTT ATATCCAACTAATGCAGAGTATATTCAAGTTGCCAAGGCACTGATAGTGAAATACCCTTTCCTGAGGGATAAGGAGGGAAATGGCTAT cacACCTGGCACATGTCTTTAAAGCGAAAATTTAAAGCAGAACGTGCACCACTTGTCAGCGACAGTGAA GAAACTTGTGTTGGGGAGGATTCAACGTCTGTTGAGGTCCATGTGAACGTTCTACAAAGTGAGTATCAGAAGAAACATCCAGACATCTCGACTGTCAAAGACCGCATGGCACGAACGTTCTCCTGGAGACGTCGAGAAATCATGGAAGGAATGTCTGTGGAGGATGTAGTCAAAAAGTACCCATACTTAAGAACGCCTAATGGA TTTTTTGATGAGATTGACCGAATCCATCCCTCACCAAGCAGCTTCTGTCATCGCTTCAGAGAGGGCTTCGCTAGAGTTCTGCCAAATGTGCTGAAACTTGCCACAGCAAAATCCCCCCTAGCAAAACAGTACACTGAAACAAGACAGGATGCCCTGGCTGAAGATCTACCAG GAATTGACTTAAGGGCTGGGCTTATCTTCTTGCCATTCATCTTCAGAGAAAAGATTGAACACTACATTACTATGAAAGAG GAGGACCCTGCTACCCCCTTTCCAACCATTCAACTGATGGAGAATGACTGGAAGATGGCAATCATTGGAAGAGGGCACAGCGTGGTGAAGGTGGATGGCATGGTTGTGTGCCAGTGCACCAGCCTAGACGAGGCCTTCATGACTGCCTtctgtatgtattttacttttaacatcACATATCCACCACACCTGAAGAACACTCTCACTTTTCTTCAGAGGAGCATTGTCAACATCGTGGAGGAGGGAGACAAGCCACTGCCAGTCACTTTACTAAGGATGATAAAccttttatattaa
- the LOC132859384 gene encoding uncharacterized protein LOC132859384 isoform X3 produces MSVNCPSLSSFSTDELILKIIEAGIQINEEEARKFRENDVDGETVDCGLTEAMVGYLFDGSFKKQLKFQQFVRHYKENETIVVLEPVPVKVAQSTADLQPHPSTDPSVEAAHRGLPIVTVIPTFPKDVQARLDIKEPCHTVPKVRNKIIRTLYEMMAEYTLYPTNAEYIQVAKALIVKYPFLRDKEGNGYETCVGEDSTSVEVHVNVLQSEYQKKHPDISTVKDRMARTFSWRRREIMEGMSVEDVVKKYPYLRTPNGFFDEIDRIHPSPSSFCHRFREGFARVLPNVLKLATAKSPLAKQYTETRQDALAEDLPGIDLRAGLIFLPFIFREKIEHYITMKEEDPATPFPTIQLMENDWKMAIIGRGHSVVKVDGMVVCQCTSLDEAFMTAFCMYFTFNITYPPHLKNTLTFLQRSIVNIVEEGDKPLPVTLLRMINLLY; encoded by the exons ATGTCGGTTAATTGTCCATCCCTGTCGAGTTTTTCCACGGATGAACTAATTCTGAAAATAATTGAAGCTGGAATACAGATTAACGAAGAAGAGGCAAGGAAATTCAGGG AAAATGACGTAGATGGAGAAACAGTGGATTGTGGACTCACTGAAGCAATGGTTGGCTATCTGTTTGATGGTTCCTTCAAAAAGCAACTAAAATTTCAACAGTTTGTACGCCATTACAAGGAGAATGAGACCATTGTTGTATTGGAGCCAGTACCAGTTAAAGTCGCTCAGTCTACGGCAGATCTCCAGCCTCATCCTTCCACTGATCCAAG TGTTGAAGCAGCTCACAGGGGACTACCTATTGTGACTGTCATTCCAACCTTTCCCAAAGATGTCCAGGCGAGACTTGACATCAAGGAACCATGTCACACAGTGCCAAAAGTAcgcaacaaaataataagaacGCTGTATGAAATGATGGCAGAATACACTTT ATATCCAACTAATGCAGAGTATATTCAAGTTGCCAAGGCACTGATAGTGAAATACCCTTTCCTGAGGGATAAGGAGGGAAATGGCTAT GAAACTTGTGTTGGGGAGGATTCAACGTCTGTTGAGGTCCATGTGAACGTTCTACAAAGTGAGTATCAGAAGAAACATCCAGACATCTCGACTGTCAAAGACCGCATGGCACGAACGTTCTCCTGGAGACGTCGAGAAATCATGGAAGGAATGTCTGTGGAGGATGTAGTCAAAAAGTACCCATACTTAAGAACGCCTAATGGA TTTTTTGATGAGATTGACCGAATCCATCCCTCACCAAGCAGCTTCTGTCATCGCTTCAGAGAGGGCTTCGCTAGAGTTCTGCCAAATGTGCTGAAACTTGCCACAGCAAAATCCCCCCTAGCAAAACAGTACACTGAAACAAGACAGGATGCCCTGGCTGAAGATCTACCAG GAATTGACTTAAGGGCTGGGCTTATCTTCTTGCCATTCATCTTCAGAGAAAAGATTGAACACTACATTACTATGAAAGAG GAGGACCCTGCTACCCCCTTTCCAACCATTCAACTGATGGAGAATGACTGGAAGATGGCAATCATTGGAAGAGGGCACAGCGTGGTGAAGGTGGATGGCATGGTTGTGTGCCAGTGCACCAGCCTAGACGAGGCCTTCATGACTGCCTtctgtatgtattttacttttaacatcACATATCCACCACACCTGAAGAACACTCTCACTTTTCTTCAGAGGAGCATTGTCAACATCGTGGAGGAGGGAGACAAGCCACTGCCAGTCACTTTACTAAGGATGATAAAccttttatattaa
- the LOC132859384 gene encoding uncharacterized protein LOC132859384 isoform X1, with translation MSVNCPSLSSFSTDELILKIIEAGIQINEEEARKFRENDVDGETVDCGLTEAMVGYLFDGSFKKQLKFQQFVRHYKENETIVVLEPVPVKVAQSTADLQPHPSTDPSVEAAHRGLPIVTVIPTFPKDVQARLDIKEPCHTVPKVRNKIIRTLYEMMAEYTLYPTNAEYIQVAKALIVKYPFLRDKEGNGYHTWHMSLKRKFKAERAPLVSDSEVRKLKEKFGHTKQSRSTSASASSCRKPARETCVGEDSTSVEVHVNVLQSEYQKKHPDISTVKDRMARTFSWRRREIMEGMSVEDVVKKYPYLRTPNGFFDEIDRIHPSPSSFCHRFREGFARVLPNVLKLATAKSPLAKQYTETRQDALAEDLPGIDLRAGLIFLPFIFREKIEHYITMKEEDPATPFPTIQLMENDWKMAIIGRGHSVVKVDGMVVCQCTSLDEAFMTAFCMYFTFNITYPPHLKNTLTFLQRSIVNIVEEGDKPLPVTLLRMINLLY, from the exons ATGTCGGTTAATTGTCCATCCCTGTCGAGTTTTTCCACGGATGAACTAATTCTGAAAATAATTGAAGCTGGAATACAGATTAACGAAGAAGAGGCAAGGAAATTCAGGG AAAATGACGTAGATGGAGAAACAGTGGATTGTGGACTCACTGAAGCAATGGTTGGCTATCTGTTTGATGGTTCCTTCAAAAAGCAACTAAAATTTCAACAGTTTGTACGCCATTACAAGGAGAATGAGACCATTGTTGTATTGGAGCCAGTACCAGTTAAAGTCGCTCAGTCTACGGCAGATCTCCAGCCTCATCCTTCCACTGATCCAAG TGTTGAAGCAGCTCACAGGGGACTACCTATTGTGACTGTCATTCCAACCTTTCCCAAAGATGTCCAGGCGAGACTTGACATCAAGGAACCATGTCACACAGTGCCAAAAGTAcgcaacaaaataataagaacGCTGTATGAAATGATGGCAGAATACACTTT ATATCCAACTAATGCAGAGTATATTCAAGTTGCCAAGGCACTGATAGTGAAATACCCTTTCCTGAGGGATAAGGAGGGAAATGGCTAT cacACCTGGCACATGTCTTTAAAGCGAAAATTTAAAGCAGAACGTGCACCACTTGTCAGCGACAGTGAAGTAAGAAAGCTCAAGGAGAAGTTTGGCCATACAAAGCAGTCCAGATCCACCAGTGCATCTGCGAGCTCGTGTCGAAAGCCAGCTAGG GAAACTTGTGTTGGGGAGGATTCAACGTCTGTTGAGGTCCATGTGAACGTTCTACAAAGTGAGTATCAGAAGAAACATCCAGACATCTCGACTGTCAAAGACCGCATGGCACGAACGTTCTCCTGGAGACGTCGAGAAATCATGGAAGGAATGTCTGTGGAGGATGTAGTCAAAAAGTACCCATACTTAAGAACGCCTAATGGA TTTTTTGATGAGATTGACCGAATCCATCCCTCACCAAGCAGCTTCTGTCATCGCTTCAGAGAGGGCTTCGCTAGAGTTCTGCCAAATGTGCTGAAACTTGCCACAGCAAAATCCCCCCTAGCAAAACAGTACACTGAAACAAGACAGGATGCCCTGGCTGAAGATCTACCAG GAATTGACTTAAGGGCTGGGCTTATCTTCTTGCCATTCATCTTCAGAGAAAAGATTGAACACTACATTACTATGAAAGAG GAGGACCCTGCTACCCCCTTTCCAACCATTCAACTGATGGAGAATGACTGGAAGATGGCAATCATTGGAAGAGGGCACAGCGTGGTGAAGGTGGATGGCATGGTTGTGTGCCAGTGCACCAGCCTAGACGAGGCCTTCATGACTGCCTtctgtatgtattttacttttaacatcACATATCCACCACACCTGAAGAACACTCTCACTTTTCTTCAGAGGAGCATTGTCAACATCGTGGAGGAGGGAGACAAGCCACTGCCAGTCACTTTACTAAGGATGATAAAccttttatattaa